Proteins from a single region of Allofrancisella inopinata:
- the uvrB gene encoding excinuclease ABC subunit UvrB has protein sequence MAKFNLVTKYSPSGDQPEAIKSLVNGINNGLQHQVLVGVTGSGKTYTMANVINQTQKPCLILAHNKTLAAQLYSEMKQYFPDNAVEYFVSYYDYYQPEAYVAASDTYIEKDSSVNEHIEQMRLSATKAILERNDVIIVATVSAIYGLGDPEQYMQMLLHLKVSETLDIKKAQSKLVEMQYSRNDMDFSRGSFRVRGEILDIFPADSEKDAIRVEFFDDEIEAISIIDSLTSKKIKPLHRATIFPSTHYVASKERKDIVIEEIKKELKERVKYFEQEGKLLEAQRIEQRTKYDVEMIQELGYCTGIENYSRLLSGRHPGDPPPTLLDYLPENALVIVDESHVTLPQFGGMQKGDFSRKSNLVNYGFRLPSALDNRPLKFKEFERLLPQTIYVSATPATYELERSQNTVEQVIRPTGLLDPEVFVRPVVIQVEDALSEINKAVASNERVLITTLTKKMAENLTEYLSEHNVNVRYLHSDIDTVERVQIIHDLRQGVFDVLVGINLLREGLDMPEVGILLIFDADKEGFLRSEKSLIQTIGRVARNENGRAILYADVVTKSMKKAMDETLRRRKLQDEYNKKNNIIPRTIVKNIDDMLDSSPEMQKREYKNNSRISVDDVDVSAILGITEASKIIKALEKRMKAHAKELEFEQATLVRDKILKIKQRFIEL, from the coding sequence ATGGCCAAATTTAATTTAGTTACTAAATATAGCCCTAGTGGTGATCAGCCAGAGGCAATAAAGTCTTTGGTCAATGGCATAAACAATGGTTTGCAACATCAAGTACTAGTTGGGGTAACAGGCTCTGGTAAAACTTATACTATGGCAAATGTAATCAATCAAACACAGAAACCATGTTTAATTTTAGCTCATAATAAAACTCTAGCTGCACAACTATATTCAGAAATGAAACAATATTTTCCAGATAATGCTGTTGAGTATTTTGTCTCATACTATGATTATTACCAGCCAGAAGCATATGTTGCTGCATCAGATACATATATTGAAAAAGACTCTTCTGTAAATGAGCATATTGAACAAATGCGCTTATCCGCAACTAAAGCTATACTAGAGCGTAATGATGTAATTATAGTTGCTACTGTATCTGCAATTTATGGTTTAGGTGATCCTGAACAATACATGCAAATGCTTTTGCATTTAAAGGTTAGTGAAACTCTGGATATAAAAAAGGCACAAAGCAAATTAGTAGAAATGCAATATTCGCGTAATGATATGGATTTTAGTCGCGGTAGTTTTCGTGTGCGTGGTGAGATACTAGATATTTTTCCAGCAGATTCTGAAAAAGACGCTATTAGAGTTGAGTTTTTTGATGATGAGATAGAAGCAATAAGTATAATAGATTCTTTAACCTCAAAAAAAATTAAACCTTTACATAGAGCAACAATATTTCCAAGTACTCATTATGTAGCTTCAAAAGAGCGTAAAGATATAGTTATAGAGGAAATTAAAAAAGAATTAAAAGAAAGAGTTAAATATTTTGAACAAGAGGGTAAATTACTTGAAGCTCAAAGGATAGAGCAAAGAACAAAATATGATGTCGAGATGATTCAAGAGCTAGGCTACTGTACTGGTATTGAAAATTATTCTAGGTTGCTATCTGGACGTCATCCAGGAGACCCACCACCGACGCTTTTGGACTATTTACCAGAAAATGCTCTTGTAATAGTTGATGAGTCTCACGTGACATTACCACAGTTTGGAGGTATGCAAAAAGGTGATTTTTCACGTAAATCAAATTTAGTAAACTATGGTTTTAGACTTCCTTCTGCTCTAGATAATAGACCTCTTAAATTTAAAGAATTTGAGAGGTTGTTACCTCAAACGATATATGTATCAGCAACTCCAGCAACTTATGAATTAGAGCGATCTCAAAATACAGTTGAGCAAGTGATTCGTCCAACAGGACTGTTAGATCCAGAAGTATTTGTGCGACCAGTAGTAATTCAAGTTGAAGATGCTTTATCTGAGATAAATAAGGCTGTAGCTAGTAATGAAAGAGTTTTGATAACTACACTGACTAAAAAAATGGCAGAGAATTTAACAGAATATTTGTCAGAACATAATGTTAATGTAAGGTATTTGCATTCAGATATTGATACTGTGGAGCGTGTGCAAATTATCCATGATTTACGTCAAGGGGTATTTGATGTGCTAGTAGGTATTAATCTCTTAAGGGAAGGATTAGATATGCCTGAAGTGGGTATATTACTTATTTTTGATGCTGATAAAGAAGGATTTCTACGTTCAGAAAAATCTCTTATACAAACCATAGGTAGAGTCGCAAGAAATGAAAATGGTCGAGCAATACTCTATGCAGACGTTGTAACTAAGTCTATGAAAAAGGCTATGGATGAAACGTTACGTAGACGTAAGCTACAAGATGAGTATAATAAGAAGAACAATATTATTCCTAGAACAATTGTAAAAAATATAGATGATATGTTAGACAGCTCTCCAGAAATGCAAAAACGAGAATACAAAAATAACAGCAGGATAAGTGTTGATGATGTTGATGTTTCGGCTATACTAGGTATAACTGAAGCTAGTAAAATTATAAAAGCTCTAGAAAAACGTATGAAAGCTCATGCAAAAGAGCTTGAGTTTGAGCAGGCTACTTTAGTTAGAGACAAGATACTTAAGATAAAGCAGAGATTTATAGAGTTGTGA
- the thrS gene encoding threonine--tRNA ligase: protein MIKITFPDNSIREFEKGVNSLQIAKSISPSLAKVTVAAYVDEQLRDAKDGITTDSKVKLVTLTDTQGLEILRHSCAHLLAHAVKQLYPETQVTIGPVVENGFYYDFSFKESLGESDLEKIENKMKELVKRSIPIDYRVVSKQEAIDFFNSQNESYKVEIINNIVDENLKIYTQGDFSDLCRGPHIPNTSMLKAFKLTKIAGAYWRGDANNEMLTRIYGTCWATKEELDQYLHMLEEAEKRDHRKIGKALDLFHFQEESPGIAFWHDNGVRIWREVEDYMRKSNNKYGCKEIRTPLIADFSLWEKSGHASKYAENMFATKSENKDFAIRPMNCPMCVQVYNTKLHSYRDLPVRMAEFGVVHRNEPSGSLHGLLRVRSFTQDDGHVFCTAEQVESEVSLMVKQCFEVYKDFGFDDFEVKIALRPDNRIGSDEIWDKSEQILKNALQGNDVKYTLLPGEGAFYGPKIEFHLKDAIGRSWQCGTIQVDFSMPQRLGSTYIDNNGDKQTPIMLHRAIVGSLERFIGMLIEHYAGNLPLWLAPAQVVVMGISNQQDEYCSHVFEALEKRGFRVKIDLRNEKIGFKIREHTLLRVPYLVVLGKNELEQNIVTVRKHNGETLGQMSMEDFCVFLKEQVEIKK, encoded by the coding sequence ATGATAAAAATTACATTTCCTGATAACTCGATTAGAGAATTTGAAAAAGGGGTTAATTCATTACAAATAGCTAAATCTATATCCCCAAGTTTAGCAAAAGTCACAGTTGCTGCTTATGTTGATGAGCAGTTAAGAGATGCTAAGGATGGTATAACTACAGATAGTAAAGTAAAGCTCGTTACTCTAACAGACACTCAAGGATTAGAGATATTACGCCACTCTTGTGCTCATTTGCTAGCTCATGCTGTTAAACAACTATATCCTGAAACGCAGGTAACTATAGGTCCAGTAGTAGAGAACGGTTTTTATTACGACTTTTCTTTCAAAGAATCTCTTGGTGAGTCTGATCTTGAAAAAATAGAAAACAAAATGAAAGAGCTTGTTAAGAGATCTATACCAATTGATTATAGGGTGGTTTCAAAACAAGAAGCTATAGATTTTTTCAATTCACAAAATGAAAGTTATAAGGTTGAGATAATTAATAACATTGTTGACGAGAATTTAAAGATTTATACTCAAGGTGACTTTAGTGATTTGTGTAGAGGTCCACATATTCCAAATACTTCCATGCTAAAAGCTTTTAAATTAACTAAAATAGCAGGAGCATATTGGCGTGGTGACGCTAATAATGAAATGCTAACAAGAATTTATGGTACATGTTGGGCAACTAAAGAAGAGCTAGACCAATATTTACACATGCTTGAAGAAGCAGAAAAGCGTGATCATCGTAAAATTGGTAAAGCTTTAGATTTATTTCATTTTCAAGAAGAGTCCCCTGGGATTGCATTCTGGCATGATAATGGTGTTAGGATTTGGCGTGAAGTAGAAGACTATATGAGGAAATCTAACAACAAATATGGTTGTAAAGAGATACGTACACCGTTGATAGCGGATTTTAGTTTGTGGGAAAAATCGGGGCACGCTTCTAAATATGCTGAAAACATGTTTGCAACAAAATCAGAGAATAAAGATTTTGCAATTAGACCTATGAATTGTCCTATGTGCGTGCAAGTTTATAATACCAAGTTACACAGCTATAGGGATTTACCTGTAAGAATGGCAGAGTTTGGTGTGGTACATAGAAATGAGCCATCTGGATCTTTACATGGGCTACTTAGAGTCAGAAGCTTTACTCAGGATGATGGACATGTTTTTTGTACAGCTGAACAGGTTGAAAGCGAAGTTAGTTTAATGGTAAAACAATGCTTTGAAGTTTATAAAGATTTTGGTTTTGATGATTTTGAAGTAAAAATAGCTTTAAGACCTGATAATAGAATTGGTAGTGATGAAATATGGGATAAATCCGAGCAGATTTTAAAAAATGCTTTACAAGGAAATGATGTTAAATATACATTATTGCCAGGAGAAGGTGCTTTTTATGGTCCTAAAATAGAATTTCACTTAAAAGATGCTATTGGTAGAAGTTGGCAGTGTGGAACAATACAAGTGGATTTCTCAATGCCGCAAAGATTAGGGTCAACCTATATTGATAACAATGGTGATAAACAAACTCCGATAATGTTACATAGAGCAATAGTTGGCTCTCTAGAAAGGTTTATAGGTATGTTAATAGAGCATTATGCTGGTAATTTACCGTTATGGTTAGCTCCAGCTCAGGTTGTTGTGATGGGAATTAGTAATCAGCAAGATGAATATTGTAGTCATGTGTTTGAAGCTCTTGAAAAAAGAGGCTTTAGGGTGAAAATAGACTTGAGAAATGAGAAAATAGGGTTTAAAATACGTGAGCATACTCTGTTGCGTGTTCCTTACCTGGTAGTTCTTGGTAAAAACGAGTTAGAGCAAAATATTGTAACTGTGAGAAAACATAATGGTGAAACTCTAGGACAAATGTCAATGGAGGATTTTTGTGTTTTCTTAAAAGAACAGGTAGAAATAAAAAAATAA
- the mnmG gene encoding tRNA uridine-5-carboxymethylaminomethyl(34) synthesis enzyme MnmG, with protein sequence MIYKNTYDVIVVGGGHAGVEAATASARIGAKTLLLTHNIDTIGQMSCNPAIGGIGKGHLVKEIDAMGGVMAKAIDMAGIQFRILNSRKGPAVRATRAQADRVLYKQAINTLVTNQENLDIFQDSVDDVVVNNDIISGVITKTGITFKSKKVVLTVGTFLGGKIHIGKVSKSGGRAGDQPANALAARLRALPFRVDRLKTGTPPRIDKRSVDFSVMDVQHGDTPTPYFSFFSKGKIQHPQQIPCYITYTNHKTHEIITNNLDKSAMYGGMIEGIGPRYCPSIEDKVVRFAEKERHQIFVEPEGLESIELYPNGLSTSLPFEVQCEYIRSIKGFENAFIMRPGYAIEYDFFDPRDLKPTLETKFIKNLYFAGQINGTTGYEEAGAQGLVAGINAAISIDNDKAWYPTRANSYIGVLIDDLITKGTKEPYRMFTSRAEYRLILREDNADLRLSDIACQLGLLNNEDQKTFIDKKTTINEQINFMQNTWIGPQTQKARDLEKFLEKKMTRESTLFDLLKRPELDYKKLQQIPELNLNLNDEAVIEQIEISAKYSGYIERQNKDIAKLSIFEQKNIPVEFDYSQVKGLSNEVLQKLTEQKPTTLGEASRIPGITPAAISLLTIYMKKTGFIK encoded by the coding sequence ATGATTTATAAAAATACTTATGATGTAATAGTTGTTGGTGGCGGTCATGCAGGTGTCGAAGCTGCTACAGCCTCTGCCCGTATAGGAGCAAAAACACTACTTCTAACCCATAATATAGACACTATAGGACAGATGTCTTGTAACCCCGCTATCGGTGGAATTGGTAAGGGTCACTTGGTTAAAGAAATAGATGCTATGGGTGGTGTCATGGCAAAAGCTATTGATATGGCAGGGATTCAGTTTAGAATTCTTAACTCGCGTAAAGGTCCTGCTGTTAGAGCAACACGCGCCCAAGCAGATAGAGTTCTCTATAAACAAGCTATAAATACCCTTGTTACAAATCAAGAAAATCTTGATATATTTCAAGATTCTGTAGATGACGTTGTGGTAAATAATGACATTATCTCTGGAGTTATAACTAAAACTGGCATCACATTTAAGTCTAAAAAAGTGGTTTTAACGGTTGGTACATTCTTAGGCGGGAAAATTCATATTGGTAAAGTATCAAAATCAGGGGGGCGTGCAGGCGACCAACCGGCTAACGCTTTAGCTGCTCGTCTTAGAGCACTACCATTTAGGGTAGATAGACTTAAAACTGGTACTCCTCCGCGTATTGACAAAAGAAGTGTTGATTTTAGTGTTATGGATGTTCAGCATGGTGATACTCCTACTCCTTATTTTTCTTTTTTTTCTAAAGGAAAAATACAACACCCACAGCAAATACCATGCTATATAACTTATACAAACCATAAGACTCATGAAATAATCACAAATAACCTTGATAAATCAGCCATGTATGGTGGGATGATAGAAGGCATAGGGCCTAGATACTGTCCCTCTATCGAAGATAAGGTAGTCAGATTTGCAGAAAAAGAAAGACATCAAATATTTGTAGAACCTGAAGGTTTAGAAAGTATTGAACTATATCCAAATGGTTTATCTACTAGCTTACCGTTTGAGGTGCAATGTGAATATATCCGCTCTATAAAAGGTTTTGAAAATGCTTTTATTATGCGTCCAGGGTATGCTATAGAATATGATTTTTTTGATCCTCGCGACCTTAAACCAACATTAGAGACAAAGTTTATTAAAAACTTATATTTTGCTGGTCAAATAAATGGTACTACTGGATACGAAGAAGCCGGCGCTCAAGGTTTAGTTGCTGGTATAAATGCTGCCATAAGTATTGATAATGATAAAGCATGGTACCCTACCCGTGCTAATAGTTATATTGGTGTACTTATTGATGATCTTATAACTAAAGGTACTAAAGAGCCTTATAGAATGTTTACTTCACGTGCTGAATATAGACTAATATTGCGTGAAGACAATGCTGATCTACGTTTATCAGATATAGCTTGCCAATTAGGTTTACTAAATAATGAAGATCAAAAAACTTTTATTGATAAGAAAACTACTATCAATGAGCAGATAAATTTTATGCAAAATACATGGATAGGTCCACAAACACAAAAAGCACGTGATTTAGAGAAATTTCTAGAGAAAAAAATGACCAGAGAAAGTACGCTTTTTGATCTTTTAAAACGCCCTGAGTTGGATTATAAAAAGTTACAACAAATACCTGAATTAAATTTAAATCTAAACGATGAAGCCGTTATAGAACAAATCGAAATATCTGCTAAATACTCTGGCTATATAGAACGTCAAAATAAAGATATTGCTAAATTATCGATTTTTGAACAAAAGAACATTCCAGTAGAGTTTGATTATTCTCAAGTTAAAGGATTATCAAATGAAGTCTTACAAAAACTTACTGAACAAAAGCCAACCACGTTAGGAGAAGCTTCACGTATTCCAGGGATCACTCCTGCAGCGATATCGTTACTAACAATATATATGAAAAAAACTGGTTTTATAAAATAA
- a CDS encoding FUSC family protein: MILFKNRFIDKLSDTTLLAYRVLIAASLGLVVSYGVFNFTGEHGFKDRIYWVVIAVISVAASTSTSVIYTRAKAIIIFSILGTSLGSVLLLVTQKIMINNSMASFITIAVFCGLALTLYIYTMFLNYATSVFFIHIYLVMFFGLFVGWDHELFIVRIVSVAIGTICIVLVTFLTRGKKFLNIFTKEMYITYGEFKKILNNVDRNVPNRKLIFLVEKNIQLSEMLVNAKYEFSSNKKYYEYKKMILLMDELLINLKTYRALFIEQKKHNNELYTDLVEYTNSQLKKNFEKLTIRYDRILIQKD; the protein is encoded by the coding sequence ATGATCTTATTTAAAAATAGGTTTATAGATAAGCTTTCTGATACAACTTTATTGGCATATAGGGTTTTAATAGCAGCCTCATTGGGTTTGGTTGTGAGCTATGGGGTTTTTAATTTTACTGGAGAGCATGGGTTTAAGGATAGAATATATTGGGTTGTAATTGCAGTTATAAGTGTTGCAGCAAGTACTAGCACTAGCGTTATATACACCAGGGCGAAAGCTATTATTATATTTTCTATCCTTGGAACGTCATTAGGATCAGTTTTACTCTTAGTTACCCAGAAGATTATGATAAATAACAGTATGGCTAGTTTTATAACTATAGCTGTATTTTGTGGCTTGGCTTTGACATTGTATATTTATACTATGTTTTTAAATTATGCTACAAGCGTATTTTTTATACATATATATTTGGTAATGTTCTTTGGCTTATTTGTGGGTTGGGATCATGAGCTTTTTATTGTAAGAATAGTAAGTGTGGCTATCGGTACAATTTGTATTGTGCTTGTTACGTTTTTGACTAGAGGTAAAAAGTTTTTGAATATTTTTACCAAAGAAATGTATATAACTTATGGGGAATTTAAGAAAATACTCAATAATGTTGACAGAAATGTTCCCAACCGAAAATTAATTTTTTTAGTTGAAAAAAACATACAACTCAGTGAAATGCTTGTCAATGCTAAATATGAATTTTCCTCTAATAAAAAATACTACGAATATAAAAAAATGATATTGCTTATGGATGAACTTTTAATAAATTTGAAAACTTATAGAGCTTTATTTATCGAGCAAAAAAAGCATAATAACGAGCTATATACCGACCTGGTAGAGTACACAAACAGTCAGCTCAAAAAAAACTTTGAAAAACTAACAATTAGGTATGATAGAATTTTAATACAGAAAGATTAA
- the rplT gene encoding 50S ribosomal protein L20, with protein MSRVKRGVTARARHKKVLKQAKGYYGARSRVYRVAKQAVIKAGQYAYRDRKVKKRTFRSLWIVRINAAARQYDMSYSQLINGLNKAGVELDRKALAELAVYNKDAFAVVVEKAKAALA; from the coding sequence ATGTCAAGAGTAAAAAGAGGCGTAACAGCGCGTGCACGTCATAAGAAAGTTTTAAAGCAAGCAAAAGGTTACTATGGAGCTCGCTCAAGAGTATATAGAGTAGCTAAACAGGCTGTAATTAAAGCAGGTCAATATGCTTATAGAGATCGTAAAGTTAAGAAAAGAACATTTAGATCTTTATGGATTGTTCGTATCAATGCCGCAGCAAGACAGTACGATATGAGCTATAGCCAATTAATAAATGGCTTAAATAAAGCTGGTGTTGAGCTAGATAGAAAAGCACTAGCTGAACTAGCAGTATACAACAAAGATGCTTTTGCTGTTGTAGTTGAAAAAGCAAAAGCCGCGTTAGCTTAG
- a CDS encoding TVP38/TMEM64 family protein, with amino-acid sequence MNSHYLTFFKRFLLLLFLVGGLVLFFLFNGSKYSSFDELVGIYKNFKSYVDLHFTKAIFMFGCIYVLTVFFSIPIKPALKILAGLFFGLWFGFIISLVSATTGGMLAFMFIKYSWGEVSKNPRYKLISKFKGIVESHPITVLFLARLLPIPFFVPNILAGILKVKNSIFFFTTLIGIIPITFIYVWIGTYVSQKLSTHDGSFLDKELIVALSILGILATVPLLIKKVVSK; translated from the coding sequence GTGAATTCTCATTATTTAACTTTTTTTAAAAGGTTTCTTTTACTACTATTTCTTGTAGGAGGGTTAGTTTTATTTTTTTTATTTAATGGGTCTAAATATTCTTCTTTTGATGAGCTTGTAGGTATATATAAAAATTTTAAAAGTTATGTAGATCTTCACTTCACAAAAGCTATTTTCATGTTTGGGTGTATTTATGTATTAACAGTTTTTTTCTCTATACCAATAAAACCAGCTTTAAAAATATTAGCCGGTTTGTTTTTTGGTTTGTGGTTTGGTTTTATTATATCTTTAGTATCTGCTACAACTGGTGGTATGTTAGCTTTTATGTTTATAAAATATAGTTGGGGAGAAGTCTCTAAAAACCCTAGATATAAGCTAATATCTAAGTTTAAAGGTATAGTAGAGAGCCATCCTATTACAGTACTATTTTTAGCAAGATTGCTACCTATACCGTTTTTTGTACCAAATATTTTAGCTGGAATTTTAAAAGTTAAAAATAGTATTTTCTTTTTTACCACTTTGATTGGCATTATTCCAATTACATTTATATATGTATGGATTGGTACCTATGTTAGTCAGAAACTAAGTACTCATGATGGAAGTTTTTTAGACAAAGAACTTATAGTGGCTTTAAGTATTTTAGGAATATTAGCGACGGTGCCTTTGTTAATTAAAAAAGTTGTTAGCAAATAA
- the rpmI gene encoding 50S ribosomal protein L35: protein MPKLKTKSGAAKRFKKTGKGGFKHRCANRAHINTKMTTKRKRHLRGMNQVAKVDTASLVQQMPYA from the coding sequence ATGCCAAAGTTAAAAACAAAAAGTGGTGCAGCTAAACGCTTTAAAAAGACAGGTAAAGGTGGTTTTAAACACCGTTGTGCAAATCGTGCTCATATCAATACCAAGATGACAACTAAAAGAAAACGTCATTTAAGAGGTATGAATCAAGTAGCTAAAGTTGATACTGCTAGTTTAGTTCAACAGATGCCTTATGCTTAG
- a CDS encoding exodeoxyribonuclease I produces the protein MYNNQTFLFYDLETSGINNSFDQILQFAAVRTDLNFNEIERFNFFVKLNPDTTPSPTATITHHISIAQANSQGVSEYQAVRKIHKIINTPETISIGYNTLGFDDEFLRFAFFKNMLPPYTHQYKNGCFRADLFPIVACYHLFFNQTLEWPKIVDEEGNDKVSLKLENLNVVNNLYSEGRAHDAITDVLVTVELAKKLKKANPKMWQFLLDRFNKQNDEQVLNQLDIGVSINNTHYKQAIAISGTFGYSSNFMSAILDLGQHRHYKNQEIFLRLDSYLFSDFIEEFGSLEAEHWRLTIAKKWGDIPVILPAKTRFVGKLPQQRLDLIKANKEFIKDNPEILASFVEYVLEYKYPEIENIDSDAAIYQSDFMTTADEKGCDKFHSLAVTQKAQMLSQLPKSYYDRAVRIIGRLDFSKLPEKAQYEFQKYLNKIVSLEEEDLLVDHKARKRVTLEEIYKEIEHLRETQELTEEQHSLLYELEEYLF, from the coding sequence ATGTATAATAATCAAACATTTCTATTTTATGACTTAGAAACCAGTGGAATTAATAACTCTTTTGATCAGATTTTGCAGTTTGCAGCTGTTAGAACTGACCTTAACTTTAATGAAATTGAGAGGTTTAACTTTTTTGTAAAATTAAATCCTGACACTACACCATCTCCAACAGCTACGATAACACATCATATATCTATAGCTCAAGCTAACTCACAGGGTGTATCAGAGTATCAGGCTGTTAGAAAAATCCATAAAATAATTAATACTCCAGAAACCATTAGCATAGGTTATAATACACTTGGGTTTGATGATGAGTTTTTAAGGTTCGCTTTTTTTAAGAATATGTTGCCCCCATATACTCATCAGTATAAAAATGGCTGCTTTAGAGCGGATTTATTTCCAATAGTTGCTTGTTATCATTTGTTTTTTAACCAGACTTTAGAGTGGCCTAAAATAGTAGATGAAGAAGGCAATGATAAAGTTTCTTTAAAACTTGAAAACTTAAATGTAGTAAATAATCTGTATAGTGAAGGTCGAGCTCACGATGCTATTACAGATGTTCTAGTAACGGTTGAATTAGCAAAAAAACTCAAAAAAGCTAATCCTAAAATGTGGCAGTTTTTACTAGATAGATTTAATAAGCAAAACGACGAGCAAGTTTTGAATCAGCTTGATATTGGTGTTAGTATAAATAATACGCATTACAAGCAGGCTATAGCTATAAGTGGCACTTTTGGCTATAGCAGTAATTTCATGTCAGCTATTTTAGATTTAGGTCAACATCGTCACTACAAAAACCAAGAAATTTTTCTACGTTTAGATAGTTATTTGTTTAGTGATTTTATAGAGGAGTTTGGTAGTTTAGAGGCTGAACATTGGAGATTAACTATTGCTAAAAAGTGGGGAGATATACCAGTTATTCTCCCAGCTAAAACTCGCTTTGTTGGCAAGTTACCGCAGCAAAGGCTAGATCTTATAAAAGCAAATAAAGAATTTATAAAGGATAATCCTGAGATTTTAGCTAGTTTTGTTGAGTATGTTTTAGAGTATAAGTATCCGGAAATAGAAAATATTGATTCAGACGCTGCTATTTACCAAAGTGATTTTATGACTACTGCTGATGAGAAGGGTTGTGATAAGTTTCATAGTTTAGCTGTTACACAAAAAGCACAAATGCTATCACAATTACCAAAAAGTTATTATGATAGAGCTGTGCGAATAATTGGTAGGTTGGATTTTTCTAAGTTACCAGAGAAAGCTCAATATGAATTTCAAAAGTATTTAAATAAAATAGTCAGTTTAGAAGAAGAGGACCTTTTAGTAGATCATAAAGCTCGTAAAAGAGTAACTTTAGAAGAGATTTATAAAGAAATAGAACATTTAAGAGAAACACAAGAGCTGACAGAAGAACAACATTCTTTACTATATGAGTTAGAGGAGTATCTTTTTTAA
- the rpiA gene encoding ribose-5-phosphate isomerase RpiA, with amino-acid sequence MFFNKKNNQDELKKLVAIEAAKLITPNITLGIGTGSTVKFLIEELVNYKNKIAHIVSSSEDTTEKLKKLGFDVVDLNYAGEIDLYIDGADECNAYKELIKGGGAALTREKICVAAAKKFVCIIDESKKVEILGNFPLPIEVIPMSRSYVAREIVKLGGQPVYREQTITDNGNIILDVHNLKIDNPIELETKLNQITGIVTNGIFALKPADTVIMAKKDGGIGIF; translated from the coding sequence ATGTTCTTTAATAAAAAAAATAATCAAGACGAGTTAAAAAAGCTTGTAGCTATTGAAGCTGCTAAATTAATTACTCCAAATATAACCCTAGGTATTGGCACAGGTAGTACAGTTAAGTTTCTTATAGAAGAGCTTGTTAACTATAAAAATAAAATTGCACACATAGTGTCTAGCTCCGAAGATACTACTGAAAAATTAAAGAAACTAGGCTTTGATGTAGTAGATCTTAACTACGCTGGGGAAATTGATTTATATATAGATGGTGCGGATGAATGTAATGCTTATAAAGAGCTTATTAAAGGCGGGGGAGCTGCTTTGACACGTGAAAAAATATGCGTCGCTGCTGCAAAAAAATTCGTATGTATTATAGATGAGTCAAAAAAGGTTGAAATTTTAGGTAACTTTCCTTTACCAATAGAAGTAATACCTATGTCTAGAAGCTATGTGGCTAGAGAAATAGTAAAACTTGGTGGTCAGCCAGTCTACAGAGAACAGACTATCACAGATAATGGCAATATAATCTTAGATGTACATAACTTAAAAATTGATAACCCTATAGAGCTAGAAACTAAGCTTAACCAAATAACAGGAATTGTCACTAATGGTATTTTTGCATTAAAACCAGCTGATACTGTTATTATGGCTAAAAAAGATGGTGGGATCGGGATTTTTTAA
- the infC gene encoding translation initiation factor IF-3 produces MKAEKKAPINEQIKAKEVRLIGVDGQQIGVVSINEALALAEAANVDLVEMVANAKPPVCRLMDYGKHLFEQSKKKAQAKKNQKQMQIKEIKLRPVTDVGDYQVKLRNLIKFLEKGDKVKVTLRFRGREMSHKELGVEMLNRMANDAAEHSVVEHQPKVEGRQMIMVLGPKKKQM; encoded by the coding sequence ATTAAAGCGGAAAAAAAAGCACCTATAAATGAGCAAATAAAAGCTAAAGAGGTGCGTTTAATAGGAGTTGATGGCCAGCAAATTGGAGTTGTATCTATCAATGAAGCTTTAGCATTGGCTGAAGCGGCTAATGTTGATTTGGTTGAAATGGTAGCAAATGCTAAGCCACCAGTTTGTCGTTTGATGGACTATGGTAAACACTTATTTGAACAGAGTAAGAAAAAAGCACAAGCTAAAAAGAACCAAAAGCAGATGCAGATCAAGGAAATAAAACTTAGACCTGTAACTGATGTAGGAGACTATCAGGTAAAACTACGCAACCTGATTAAGTTCCTAGAAAAAGGCGATAAAGTAAAAGTTACGCTTAGATTTAGAGGTAGAGAGATGTCACATAAAGAGTTAGGTGTTGAAATGCTTAACCGTATGGCAAATGATGCAGCTGAACATAGCGTAGTGGAACACCAACCTAAAGTGGAAGGTCGCCAGATGATAATGGTTTTAGGACCAAAGAAAAAACAGATGTAA